One window from the genome of Phycisphaerae bacterium encodes:
- the larB gene encoding nickel pincer cofactor biosynthesis protein LarB, which yields MQPEKLKKLLKQVKTGKIGIDEAVAKLRHLPFEDLGFARVDHHRQIRCGFPEVIYCPGKTTEQIIKIFSNLAEKGNNILATRAEEAVFKALVKTKKFPKVRYEKAAKAIVLEQKKIKPSKSVIPIVTAGTADLPVAAEAKVTAEIMGQRTELVCDVGVAGLHRLIGHLPKLQKANVIIVIAGMEGALASVVGGLVSCPVIAVPTSIGTGASFGGIAALLTMLNSCAAGVTVVNIDNGFSAGIAATLINKRIESGR from the coding sequence ATTCAACCTGAAAAATTAAAAAAATTGTTAAAGCAGGTCAAAACCGGCAAAATCGGCATCGACGAGGCGGTCGCTAAACTCCGCCATCTGCCGTTTGAAGACCTGGGCTTTGCCCGCGTGGACCATCACCGCCAGATTCGCTGCGGCTTTCCGGAAGTCATCTACTGCCCCGGCAAAACCACCGAACAAATAATTAAAATCTTCTCGAACCTCGCCGAAAAAGGCAATAACATCCTCGCCACCCGCGCCGAGGAGGCCGTTTTCAAAGCATTAGTCAAAACAAAAAAATTCCCGAAGGTAAGATACGAAAAAGCAGCCAAGGCAATTGTCCTTGAGCAGAAAAAAATCAAACCTTCGAAATCCGTTATCCCGATAGTCACCGCCGGCACCGCCGATTTGCCCGTCGCAGCCGAAGCAAAAGTTACCGCCGAGATTATGGGCCAGCGCACAGAGCTGGTTTGCGATGTCGGCGTAGCAGGCCTGCATCGGCTCATCGGCCATCTGCCGAAACTGCAAAAAGCCAACGTCATTATCGTTATCGCCGGAATGGAAGGAGCTTTGGCCAGCGTCGTCGGAGGTCTTGTAAGCTGTCCTGTAATTGCCGTCCCCACCAGCATCGGCACAGGCGCCAGCTTCGGCGGCATCGCCGCCCTTTTGACTATGCTCAATAGTTGTGCCGCAGGCGTAACCGTCGTTAATATCGACAATGGCTTTTCCGCAGGCATAGCCGCGACACTTATAAACAAAAGAATCGAATCAGGAAGGTAA
- a CDS encoding carbohydrate binding domain-containing protein: MKKLSVACFLLFVALGVCQAQFLDSFDGKKIEGWSFFTGDGNATMDFTQEDGFACLSVDGTKDKANVWWAIIKRDVTSFLDVKKLQDPAYALRVEAKVRVSHAPCRLNFMANTQRTTNYHAYLMEYDIPEANDWHVISMTFTNFDAVPGDKVYVQLGLTDCGLEKYYVDVDYYRVDVVEVATAGADKGEPLPYHPPIPSTDTFANHLSVTHDSVINSDYPDINFDDWRVEDENGTSHILTVDSVQWPVLRWDFRKYQGLKADGPGLLELTTYSVLKGGKYIEHWGQDFGEEFGKVRVIEILGGDPEWNQTTVTYNSLMQGHAMSEVINGQMIYDLDVADKRGSKNYVTISRPVLQRLLDGKTKGLVIRPLGALVTSFYASEDPTNGPVLHFNIVRDKTGGAK; encoded by the coding sequence ATGAAGAAATTATCAGTAGCATGTTTTCTGTTGTTCGTCGCTCTCGGTGTTTGCCAGGCGCAATTCCTGGATTCGTTTGATGGCAAAAAAATTGAAGGCTGGTCCTTTTTCACGGGTGACGGCAACGCAACAATGGATTTCACCCAGGAGGATGGTTTTGCGTGTCTTTCCGTGGATGGAACAAAAGACAAGGCCAATGTATGGTGGGCAATCATCAAACGAGACGTAACATCCTTTCTCGACGTCAAGAAATTACAGGATCCGGCCTATGCGCTCCGCGTTGAGGCCAAGGTTCGCGTCAGTCACGCGCCGTGCCGGTTGAACTTCATGGCGAACACCCAGAGGACCACCAATTACCATGCTTATCTGATGGAATATGACATACCAGAGGCAAATGACTGGCACGTCATCAGTATGACGTTCACGAATTTTGACGCCGTTCCGGGCGACAAGGTTTACGTGCAGCTTGGGCTGACGGATTGCGGGCTGGAGAAATATTATGTGGATGTGGATTATTATCGCGTAGACGTTGTCGAGGTTGCCACTGCCGGAGCGGACAAGGGGGAACCGCTGCCCTACCATCCGCCCATTCCGAGCACGGACACTTTCGCAAACCATCTGTCGGTTACGCATGACAGTGTCATCAATTCCGACTATCCTGACATAAACTTTGATGACTGGCGGGTGGAGGACGAAAACGGGACCTCGCACATCCTGACGGTTGATTCGGTCCAATGGCCGGTTTTGAGGTGGGATTTCAGGAAATATCAAGGCCTGAAAGCCGATGGACCGGGTTTGCTGGAATTGACAACGTATTCCGTTCTCAAAGGCGGTAAATACATCGAACATTGGGGCCAGGACTTCGGCGAAGAGTTTGGCAAGGTCAGGGTAATTGAAATTCTGGGCGGAGACCCCGAGTGGAATCAAACCACGGTCACTTACAACAGCCTGATGCAGGGGCACGCCATGTCTGAGGTCATAAACGGCCAGATGATTTATGATTTGGACGTAGCTGATAAACGCGGGAGCAAAAATTACGTCACCATTTCCAGACCGGTCCTACAACGCCTGCTGGACGGCAAAACTAAGGGTCTGGTCATTCGTCCGTTGGGTGCTTTGGTGACTTCTTTTTACGCTTCGGAAGATCCAACCAACGGCCCGGTGCTGCATTTCAATATCGTGCGAGATAAAACCGGTGGCGCTAAATGA